The Halanaerobiales bacterium genomic sequence AATAATAAAACCTTCTTTTACGGTTTGATTACCGTAGAAGAAGGTTTTTTGTTATTTTTTAGACCTTACTTCATCAAGATAATTATAAATTGTGTAACGTGATACATTTAATTCATTAGCAAGAGTATTTATTGTATCCTTAATATTAAAAGCATTATTATCATCAAGATATTCTACAATTTTTAATTTATCTTCTTTTGTAAGAAGATGAACCGGTTTGTCAACCTGTTCTAAACTATTTTGAATTACAATATCCAAAAAGTCTTCTACATCTTCTGGGAATTTATTTCTAATTGATTCTTCTTCTTCAATATTACTTAATTCACTTAAAAATTGTTGAGCAATCTTTATATTGGTTAAATCAATATTAACACAAAAAGCTCCAATAATATCATCATTATCATTTTGAATGAGCACAGTTGAGGATTTTAATGGTCTGCCTTCATCAGTTTTAATTACATAATTTAAAATCATATCTTCATCTTCTTTTATAGAAGAAAGCATATTTTTTAATAATTCTGGAGCTCTATCCCCTATTTTGCGACCACTAATATGAGAATTTTCAATAGCTACTATTGAGGCTTCTCTTGTCATATCATGTAATACTATTTCAAAATGTTGACCTAAGGTTTTACCTAAAGCTTTAACAATTGGCTTAAATGAATTAAGTATATTAGAAACATTTTTTTTAGGCATATTTCTATCCTCCTATATTTTATCATTATTTTCTTTACTTAATTATAAGAAAAAAAGCTAAAAAAAGCAAAGTATTTGTTAAAATTTTTTAAGGCTTCTTGATTTATTTTAAGTTTTGTAATATAATGAATTCAAAATAAATAACAATATTCTGAAAACTAAATGTACATAAAAAAACTAAGGAGGAGATTAATTTGCAAACAGTTTTACATGGAAAAGACTTTATAACTCTACAGGAATGGGAGAAAGAGGAAATTGATACTTTGCTGGATGTATCTTTTGATTTGAAGAAGAAATTTGCTATGGGAATAGATACACCATATCTTAATAATAAGACAGCTATGTTAATGTTTTTTGAACAGTCAACAAGAACCAGAAACTCAATGGAAGCAGGACTTGCTCAATTAGGTGGACATGCAAACTTTCTTGATACCAGTACAATGCAGGTATCACATGGAGAAGTAGCAAAAGATACTGGAGTTATTCTTGGAAGTTATGGACATGCAATTGCCTGTCGTAATTGCAACTGGGGTGAAGGAAATAAATATCTAAGAAGTATGGCCGAACATGCAAAAGTACCTATTATGAATTTACAGTGTGACTTATATCACCCTATGCAGGGTCTGGCAGATCTAATG encodes the following:
- a CDS encoding PAS domain-containing protein produces the protein MPKKNVSNILNSFKPIVKALGKTLGQHFEIVLHDMTREASIVAIENSHISGRKIGDRAPELLKNMLSSIKEDEDMILNYVIKTDEGRPLKSSTVLIQNDNDDIIGAFCVNIDLTNIKIAQQFLSELSNIEEEESIRNKFPEDVEDFLDIVIQNSLEQVDKPVHLLTKEDKLKIVEYLDDNNAFNIKDTINTLANELNVSRYTIYNYLDEVRSKK